The segment GGCTGCAGCTGTTGCTGCTCACGAATGTGGTCATGCCGTTCAACATGCCCAAGCTTATGCACCATTAACATTAAGAAGTAAGCTTGTACCTATTGTCTCATTCTCATCTCGTTGGATTACTTGGCTACTTTTGATAGGGATACTTACTATCCAAACTTTTCCTCAGTTTCTATTAGCTGGTATCATTCTCTTTGCAACAACTACCTTATTTAGTTTTGTGACTTTACCCGTAGAGATTGATGCAAGTCGTAGAGCTTTAGTTTGGTTGAGAGGTGCAGGTATTACTAATAATTTTAATCAAGATAAAGCAAGCAGTGCTTTAAGAGCAGCTGCTTATACTTATGTAGTAGCTGCATTAAGTTCTTTGGCTACTCTTATCTATTATGTTATGATATTTATGGGCAGAAGAGATTAAAAGTAAAATTGAAATTAAATATTGAAAAGGATGACACACATTGTTGTAGTCATCCTTTTTTATTGACTTTACCTGACATTTTGACTACTATGAAATAAGTAGATTATTTCCTATTTAATATATTTGGTCGGTGTCATGTTCCTATCATGACACCGACATGACGATACGATGACACCGATATGTTATCATCTTGTCGGTGTTAAAATAAGCAGGAGCCAAAGTTCTTTTATCCCTAAAAAATAGTATCATATATAGATTTGATCTATTATGTTATTAATAATCAAATGATTATTTTGTTTATTACTTTGTGAAAGCAATAAAGTATTGCAAGTATAAAACTTTAAAATATGCTTTTATCAATTATTTCAACTAAATTTGTAATTCGAAAAATATTATAAAAGTTATGGCAGCAAAACCAGGTATACCAAAAGGAACAAGAGATTTCTCGCCAGCAGAAATGGCGAAGCGTAATTATATTTTTGATACAATTCGTAACGTATATCATCTTTATGGTTTTCAGCAGATAGAAACTCCTGCAATGGAGAATCTTTCTACTTTAATGGGAAAATATGGTGATGAAGGAGATAAGCTTCTATTCAAAATACAGAATTCAGGAGATTATTTTTCTAAATTGACTGATGAAGAATTACTAAGTAGAGATGCCGCAAAATTAGCAAGTAAGTTTTGTGAAAAAGGATTGCGTTACGATTTAACAGTACCATTTGCTCGTTATGTTGTAATGCATCGTAATGAGATAACCTTCCCTTTCAAGCGCTATCAAATTCAGCCTGTTTGGAGAGCTGATAGACCACAAAAAGGTAGATACCGTGAATTCTATCAATGTGATGCCGATGTTGTAGGTAGCGATTCTCTATTGAATGAAATAGAGTTGATGGAAATAGTAGATACTGTTTTTACCAAGTTTGACATTCGTGTATGCATCAAAATTAATAATAGAAAGATTTTATCAGGAATTGCCGAAGTAATTGGAGAATCTGATAAAATCGTTGATATAACAGTTGCAATTGACAAGCTTGATAAAGTGGGCTTGGATAATGTAAATAAAGAATTATCAGAAAAAGGTATTTCTGATGAAGCGATAGCCAAGCTTCAACCGATAATCAATTTATCTGGTACAAATGCAGAAAAACTAACTGTCTTGAAAGATGTTTTGGCTAGTAGTGAGATCGGTTTAAAAGGTGTTGAAGAGAGTCAATTCATCTTAGAAGCTCTAAGTACATTAGAGCTTAAAAATGAGATTGAATTGGATCTTACTTTAGCTAGAGGCTTAAATTACTATACTGGAGCTATTTTTGAAGTGAAAGCTTTGGATGTGGAAATAGGAAGTATAACAGGTGGTGGTCGTTATGATAACCTGACAGGAGTATTTGGTTTAAAAGATGTTTCTGGAGTAGGTATCTCTTTTGGCGCTGATCGTATTTATGATGTACTCAATCAATTAGAGTTATACCCTAAAGATGCTTTATTTGGCAGTCAACTTCTATTTATTAACTTTGGTGAAAAAGAAGCAGCATATTGCTTGAAAGTTTTAACTAAGGTCAGAAAAGCAGGAATTAGAGCCGAAATATATCCTGATTTTGGAGCAAAAATGAAGAAACAAATGACTTATGCCAATAATAACCAGGTTGCTTTTGTTGCAATGGTTGGTGAAAATGAAATGGCTGAAGGTAAAATTTCTTTGAAAAATATGGAAACAGGCGAACAAAAGGCTGTTACTATAGAAGAGTTGGTAAATATTATTAAGAAATAAATATAGATCTATTCTTAGATTAGAAAGCGAGTACGTGCACGTACTCGCTTTTTTTGTCTTTATGCGGACAAATTGGCAGGGTAAAAGTGACATTGTCGATACTAATTTAGAATGGCACACTTTTAGCAATATATAATAACAGAAACAGAAAATGTTTAACTATTAAATAAAATACAAGATTATGAATATTAAACCTTTGGCAGATAGAGTGTTGATACTCCCTGCACCTGCAGAAGAAAAGACAGTTGGCGGTATCATTATTCCTGATACAGCAAAAGAAAAACCTCTTAAAGGTGAAGTGATAGCTGTTGGTCAAGGTACTAAAGACGAAGAAATGGTGTTAAAAGTTGGTAACACTGTACTATATGGTAAATATGCTGGTACAACATTAGAGCATGAAGGAAAAGAATACCTTATCATGCGTCAAAGTGATGTAGTAGCAATCATTGGTTAATAAACATCGTTCATAATTTAAAAAGTAATCAAAATGGCTAAAGAAATTTTATTCAATATTGATGCTCGTGATCAACTAAAACAAGGTGTTGACGCGCTAGCTGATGCTGTAAAAGTAACACTAGGACCAAAAGGTCGTAACGTAATTATCGAAAAGAAATTTGGTGCACCTCATATTACTAAAGATGGTGTAACAGTAGCAAAAGAAGTAGAACTAGAAGATGCTTATCAAAATACAGGTGCTCAACTTGTAAAAGAGGTAGCTTCTAAAACTGGTGATGATGCTGGTGATGGTACAACTACAGCTACTGTACTTGCTCAAGCAATTGTAGCAGAAGGAGTAAAGAATGTTACAGCTGGAGCAAATCCAATGGATCTTAAGAGAGGTATTGATAAGGCTGTTGCAAAAGTTGTAGAATCTATCAAAAGTCAAGCTATTCAAGTTGATGATAATTATGATAGTGTGGAACAAGTTGCTACAGTATCTGCCAATAACGACGAACTAATTGGTAAATTAATTGCTGATGCTGTTCGTAAAGTTTCTAAAGATGGTGTTATTACTATCGAAGAAGCTAAGAGTATGGATACATCAATAGGCATTGTTGAAGGTATGCAATTTGATCGTGGTTATCTTTCTCCATATTTTGTAACAAATACAGAAAAGATGGAGTGTGAAATGGAAAACCCATACATCTTAATTTACGATAAGAAGATTTCTAACTTAAAAGAATTCTTACCTATTCTAGAACCAGCAGTTCAGTCAGGTCGTCCTCTTCTTGTTATTGCTGAAGATGTTGATAGTGAAGCTTTAACCACACTTGTAGTAAACCGTCTTCGTTCACAATTAAAAATCTGTGCTGTTAAAGCTCCAGGTTTTGGCGATAGAAGAAAAGAAATGCTTGAAGATATTGCTATTCTTACAGGTGGTATTGTTATAAGTGAAGAAAAAGGACTTAAACTAGAACAAGCAACTGTTGAAATGTTGGGTTCTACTGAAAAAGTAACTGTTTCAAAAGACAATACAACTATTGTAAATGGTTCTGGTGATAGTAAACTCATCAAAGAACGTTGTGAACAGATTAAATCACAAATTGAAGCTTCTACTTCAGATTACGATAAAGAAAAACTTCAAGAACGTCTTGCTAAACTTTCAGGTGGAGTAGCTGTACTATATGTTGGTGCTGCTTCTGAAGTTGAAATGAAAGAAAAGAAAGACCGTGTAGATGATGCTCTTTGTGCAACTAGAGCAGCTATTGAAGAAGGTATCGTTCCTGGTGGTGGTGTGGCTTATATTAGAGCGATTGAGGCTCTAGAAGGCTTAGCTGGTGAAACTGCTGATGAAGAAACTGGTATTGCTATCATTAAGCGTGCTATTGAGGAACCTCTTCGTCAAATTGTAGCAAATGCCGGAAAAGAAGGTGCTGTAGTGGTACAAAAAGTTCGTGAAGCTAAAGGCGAATTTGGTTATAATGCTCGCTATGATAGATATGAAGATCTTGTTAAAGCAGGTGTTGTTGATCCAGCAAAGGTAACTCGTGTTGCTCTAGAAAATGCGGCATCAATTGCTGGTATGTTCTTAACAACAGAATGTGTTATTGTTGATAAAAAAGAAGAAAACCCAATGCCAATGGGTGGCAACCCAATGGGAGGCATGGGAGGTATGATGTAATACATCATTTTCTCAACTATATAAAAAAGAGCTATTCCGCACGGAATAGCTCTTTTTTATACCTTATATTTTAGTGTAAATTAATTATTGTACTTATCAATAATGCTAAGTATATCTAGGGGAGTGTTTACAATAAATTGAGGATTATACTTTTGTAGTTCTTCAATAGGTCTAAATCCCCAACTTACTCCACATCCAATCAATTGAGCATTTTTTGCTGTTTGCATATCTACATCAGAATCTCCAATATATAATACCTCAGAGTTTTTCACAGGCACTATTTTTAGTATTTCATTAATTACTTGAGGATCTGGTTTGGTAGGAATTCCCTCTCTTTGACCTAGAACTGCTTTAAAGGGAATGTGAGAGAAAAAGTGCTTTATTAATGTTTCTGATCCAGCTTGATATTTATTTGTAGCAACCGCTAGTGCAATACCCTTTTCTGTTAGTGATTCCAATACGTGTAGAATGCCTTCATAGGGTTTGCTCTTATCTGTAAGATGCTCTGCATAGTAGGCAATAAATAAAGATCGCATTTTTGATATATTCTCTTGTGTCTTTTGCCCTTCAGGAAGAGCTCTCTCAAAAAGTTTATTTATTCCGTTTCCTACCATGAAATTATACTTGTCTATTTCGTGAGTAGGGTGTCCTAGTTGAGTAAGAGCATGGTTTGTACTTGCTGCCAAATCTGCTATAGTATTGAGAAGCGTTCCGTCTAAATCAAATATTGCGAGCTTAATCATATTTTCTGTCTTATAAATTCGTTAGAAAACAAAAATAATGAAACTAATCGTAAAGTCTATGTTTAAAACTATTGAGGTTCGGATTATAGTAAATATATACTTATTTTTAATTGATTTTTAAGAACTAGCTTATCCTCAGTCCTTTTATTTGCACACTTTTACCTGTTTTATGCAATTATCTGTTATATTTGCATAGTTATCAACTTAGAATAAATAGAAATAATATGAGTTATAATTTATTAAAAGGAAAAAGAGGTATTATTTTTGGTGCATTGAATGACCAATCTATTGCTTGGAAAGTTGCTGAAAGAGCTGTAGAAGAAGGTGCAACAATTACTCTATCAAATACAGCAGTAGCTGTACGTATGGGACAAGTAAGTGAGCTTGGTCAAAAGCTTAACTGTGAAGTTATTCCTGCTGATGCTACTAGCCTAGAAGACCTTGAAAATGTATTCAAAAAATCTATGGAAGTATTGGGTGGTAAAATAGACTTCGTTCTTCACTCTATTGGTATGTCTCCAAACGTTCGTAAAGGTAGAGACTATGATGACTTAAACTATGACTTCCTAAATAAGACATTGGATATTTCTGCTATATCTTTCCATAAAATGTTACAAGCTGCTAAAAAACAAGATGCTATTGCGGAAGAAGGTTCTGTATTAGCTCTTACTTATATTGCTGCTCAACGTACTTTCTGTGGATATAATGATATGGCTGATGCTAAATCTCTTTTAGAATCAATTGCTCGTAGCTTTGGTTATATCTATGGTAGATCTAGTAAGGTTCGTGTAAATACAATATCTCAATCTCCTACTATGACAACTGCAGGGCAAGGAGTTAGTGGTATGGATAAATTATTCCATTTTGCTGAAAAACTATCTCCACTAGGAAATGCAGATGCAGATGATTGTGCAAATTATTGTATGGTAATGTTCTCAGACTTAACCAAGAAAGTAACTATGCAAAATTTATATCATGATGGAGGATTCTCTAGTGTGGGTATGAGTGATGATGCTATTGAAGTTTTCGAAAAAGGATTGGAATAAGAACATTCCAATAGAATAAAATATTAAAAAAATAAGCTGTTTACTTAGTTTTAAGTGGACAGCTTATTTTGTATTATTACCTTTGTACTCTAATTAGATTGTTTTAATATGAAACCTGCATTATATTTAATTCCCGTAACACTGGGAGATACCTCCATAGAACAAGTTTTACCTGCTTATAATAAAGATATTATTCTTAGTATAAAACACTTTATCGTTGAAGATATACGTTCGGCTAGACGCTTTCTAAAAAAAGTAGATCAGGATATAGATATTGATAGTTTACGCTTTTATGAGCTCAATAAAAGAACTCCAAAAAGTCAGTTTTCAAATTATCTTGATCCTTTGCATAATGGTGAATCTATGGGTGTTATCTCAGAGGCTGGTTGCCCTGCTGTAGCAGACCCAGGTGCAGACGTTGTTGCTATTGCTCAAAAGAAAGGATTAAATGTAGTTCCTTTAGTGGGACCATCATCTATTATTTTGGGTGTTATGGCTTCTGGGTTTAATGGGCAAAGCTTTGCCTTCAATGGTTATTTACCAATAGATACCAACGAGAGAATGAAAAGTTTAAAGAACCTTGAAACTAAAATTTATCAAGAAGATCAAACTCAACTATTCATTGAAACTCCTTATCGTAATCATAAGATGTTAGATGATATTTTAGCACATTGTAGACCTCAGACTAAGCTTTGTATTGCGGCAAATATTACTTGTCCAGATGAATATATTCAAACAAAATCGGTTCAAGAATGGAAAAAAGGGGTACCCAATTTGGCTAAAGTTCCTTGTATTTTTCTCTTGTACAAATAACTTCTTTCAGATGTTGGTATTCATGTTTAAAACATTCGCTAAACATATTCTTACCCATTTGAGCTTCGACTTCTTGGAAAGTCCAAAGTCGGCCATTCTTGAAGTTTAGATTATATAGCAAATCTGGATTATCTGTCTCTACCATAAAGAGATAGATAAGTCGGTTGGTGTGTTTGTTTTCAAAATGATACATGATATTGAAGAATGGATCTACACCTTTCACTTTAGGAAAAGCATTCTTAATAAGTCTTTTGGCGCCGTGCTCTAGCGTTTCTCCATACTTTAAATAGCATTCCATGGGAATATCTATTTTATCTTGATCAATAATGCAGTTTTGTGAACGATTGCATAGGTAGAGTTTACCTTGGCTAAAAGCTGCAATTCTGATCACAGGATTAATATATTCATTCTTGTATCTGATAGCTTCTAAGGCCATCGTTTTCCCTATAACAGCTCCTTGTTTATTCACAATAGGTACATATTCTATGTGTCTTGTTATTCTGTTAAAATAAAATATAGCTATTTGGTTGAATACTATGGTCAGTAAAAATACTATTGGAGGAAGATATCTATTAAATAAAATGATGTGAGTTTCTAAGATAGGGTGGGCAGTCATCATTAATACAAGAATAAGAGCAAAATGAATGCTTGCTACCATCAAAAAAATACGTGCAGCTACAACGGCAGATTCAGCACCTTGAGCATAAAATCTCTTACTGCAAGAATCTTGTCTATCAATAAAGAAATTGATAAATCGTTGTTTGTGCATATATAAAATAGCCATCATTATAAATGCACTTATTTCAATAGTTAAAGGTAGATAACCATACGGACAGTACTTACAATAGACAAAAGTCGCTACTGTAAATAAAAATAATATTATTGTACTTATATAAAGAATAAATCTAGGAACTTTAGCTCCTTTAACAACGGCTGTTCTCAAAGAAGCTAAAGCACCTATACCAGTTCCAATATAGATAGCTATATCTTGAGATATAAATAGGCATAATACTATAGTAACTAGTATTGGTAAAAAGCCTAAAGACATATTGAAAGCTGAAGATAAATTTCCTTTTTTACTCATCTAAATCTGTTTCTTGTTCTACTACTATCAACAAATTTATCAAGATTTAGTTTTAGGATTACTTAGTAACAATATGCTTCTCTGCGTGATAGGATGACCTAACAAGAGGTGCACTTTCCACTTTATCAAAGCCTTTTGCTTCTCCTATTTCTCTGTATTTGGTAAATTGTTGAGGGGTTATATATGCAGCAACAGGGTAATGTTTTTTTGATGGTTGTAGGTATTGTCCAATCGTAAGTACTTGACAGTTAACAGCTCTTAAGTCATCCATTAGCTCATATACTTCTTCCTCAGTTTCGCCTAAGCCAACCATTATTCCTGATTTGGCACGAATACCACTATCTGCAATCTGTCGTATAACACTCAAACTCCTAGAATAGTTGGCTGCACTACGTACATTTGGAGAAATTCTTTTAATTGTTTCCATATTATGAGAGATAATATCTGGTTTAGCATCAATAACCTTCTGTATTAACTCTGGCTTGCCCTGGAAGTCTGGAATCAAAACTTCTATAGTGGTATTAGGGTTTAAACGTTTTATTTCTGTAATTGTTTTTGCCCAATGTTCTGCTCCTTGATCGGGTAAATCATCTCTATCTACCGAAGTAATGACAGCATGATCTAGTTTCATGAGAGCAATAGATTTAGCGACATTGGTTGGTTCTTCCTGATTAAGAGCAAGGGGTTTCCCCGTCATCGTATTGCAGAATTTACAACTCCGAGTACATATTTCACCTGAAATCATGAAAGTAGCAGTTCCTCTTCCCCAGCATTCTCCAAGGTTAGGACATCTTCCACTAGTGCAAATGGTGTGTAGGCAGTGGGAGTCTACAATCTTTTTAGTATCTGTGTAACGTTGGTTTGCACCGATTTTTATTTTCAGCCACTCTGGTTTTCTTACGCGTTCGTTCATAGGTTTTGTAGATTTAAAAAAGACAGCACAAGTTTATAACGTGTTAAACTATGCTGTCTTCGTGTTTTCTATTATAAATTATCTTTTAGATATTGTGTTAGTTTTGAATATAGATGATAGCGTGTGTTTCCTCCAAAAATACTATGATTCCTATTGGTGTAAACATGCATATCAAAAGGCTTATTGAGTTGTACTAACCATTCTGCATATTCAGCAGTGTGTTGGTAGTGTACATTGTCGTCATTCATTCCATGAACAATCAATAATCTACCTTGTAAATTTTCTGCTCTTGTAAATGCTGATGTAGCTTTGTATCCTTCGAAGTTTTCTTGAGGTGTTCTCATGAAACGTTCTCCATAAATTGTATCATAATACTTCCAGTCAGTAACAGGAGCAACAGCAATACCTGCTTTGAAAATTGGTGTGCCTTGGCTCATACTCATAATGGTCATATAACCTCCAAAGCTCCAGCCCCAAATGCCTATTCTCTGTCCATCAATATAACTTTGATTACTTAAATATTTAGCAGCTTCAACTTGATCTTCTGCCTCTTTTACACCCAAATAGAGATAAGTGCATTTTTTAAATTCTTCTCCTCTACCTCCTGTTCCTCTGCCATCAACACAAGCAATAATATAATCTTGAGTAGCCATATAGGTTTCCCAGCTGATACCCCATTTGTTTAATACTTGTTGGCTACCAGGTCCACTATATTGGAACATTAATACAGGGTATTTTTTATTAGGATTAAAATTAGCGGGTTTCATTAACCAACCATTTAACTCAGTGCCTGTAGATGTTTTGAATTTAAACATCTCTTTTTGAGGAAGACTATAATGAGCTAATGTACTCTTTAGATTTGTATTGTCTATTAAAGTATGCAGAGTCTTGCCATTGTTGTCATTTAAAGTTACCAACATTGGTTCTGTGAAACTTGTATACTTATTAATAAAGTACCTCATATCACCACTAAATATAGCTGTGTTTGTTCCTTTTTGGCAGGTAAGTAGAGTCTTCTTCTCTTTTCTATCTATCTTATAAATGGCGGTTTCTGTAGGATTACCCTCATTACTTTCTACATAGAAACAGTTTTCTTTTTCATTCCATCCTAAGAAGTTTTTTACTTCGTAATTGCCTTTTGTGACTTGCTTTACTAAGTTCCCATTCATATTATACCAATATAAATGGGAATAGCCATCCCTTTCACTAATGAAGCTAAAGTTGTTGTCATAAAAGTGAACATTATCAAGCACGCTTTCTTCAATATAGTATTTACTTTCTTCTCTGAGAGCAAGTTTAGATACGGTAGACTTTGGATTAGTAAAATAGATATCGAGCCTATTCTGGTGTCTATTCATGGTGAACACAGCAAGCTTTTCTGCATCTTTAGTAAAGCGGATGCGAGGAATATATCCATCAGCATCTAAAGGAACCTGAAGTTGTCTGGTTACCTTTGACTTGATATCAAATGAATGTACAGATATTTTAGAATTGGGCTCTCCAGCTTTAGGGTATTTATATGTGTATTGTCCTGGGTATAGTTCAAATTGCTTATAATGTGGAGCTTGACCAGCAAATAGAGGGAAAGAATAAGAAGGAACTTCTGATTCATCGAACTTAATGTAGGCTAGCATTTTATTGTCTGCACTAAACTCTAGAGCTCTGTTGAAGCCAAATTCTTCTTCATAAACCCAATCAGGAATACCATTAAGTATTTTATTAAATTCACCGTCAGTGGTTATTTGTGACTCACTATTTCCGTACAGAAATTTGACTAAAAAGATATTGTTGTCTCGTACAAAAGCAACCATATGCCCATCAGGGGAGAATACGGGTGATTGTTGAGGACCAAAGTCAGAAAGAGGTTCTAGTACATTACGCTCTATGGTATAAATGTAGTGTATAGCAGTATAAGATCTTCTATAAATTGATTTTTTATCTGTGGCGATTAATATTTTCGATTCATCAGGCGAAAAAGTATAGTTGTTAAATGATTTAATATTGCTATCTCTAGCTGTTTTAACATCAAAAACAGTCGATACTGGTTTCCCTGTTTTGAAAGAGTATTTAATAATTTGAGTGCCCTCTGGATTCATTTGAGTGTAG is part of the Bacteroides coprosuis DSM 18011 genome and harbors:
- a CDS encoding 10 kDa chaperonin (COGs: COG0234 Co-chaperonin GroES (HSP10)~HAMAP: Chaperonin Cpn10~InterPro IPR020818~KEGG: bth:BT_1830 co-chaperonin GroES~PFAM: Chaperonin Cpn10~SMART: Chaperonin Cpn10~SPTR: 10 kDa chaperonin;~IMG reference gene:2504106423~PFAM: Chaperonin 10 Kd subunit), whose protein sequence is MNIKPLADRVLILPAPAEEKTVGGIIIPDTAKEKPLKGEVIAVGQGTKDEEMVLKVGNTVLYGKYAGTTLEHEGKEYLIMRQSDVVAIIG
- a CDS encoding 60 kDa chaperonin (COGs: COG0459 Chaperonin GroEL (HSP60 family)~HAMAP: Chaperonin Cpn60~InterPro IPR002423:IPR001844~KEGG: bfs:BF3222 chaperonin GroEL~PFAM: Chaperonin Cpn60/TCP-1~SPTR: 60 kDa chaperonin;~TIGRFAM: Chaperonin Cpn60~IMG reference gene:2504106424~PFAM: TCP-1/cpn60 chaperonin family~TIGRFAM: chaperonin GroL), translating into MAKEILFNIDARDQLKQGVDALADAVKVTLGPKGRNVIIEKKFGAPHITKDGVTVAKEVELEDAYQNTGAQLVKEVASKTGDDAGDGTTTATVLAQAIVAEGVKNVTAGANPMDLKRGIDKAVAKVVESIKSQAIQVDDNYDSVEQVATVSANNDELIGKLIADAVRKVSKDGVITIEEAKSMDTSIGIVEGMQFDRGYLSPYFVTNTEKMECEMENPYILIYDKKISNLKEFLPILEPAVQSGRPLLVIAEDVDSEALTTLVVNRLRSQLKICAVKAPGFGDRRKEMLEDIAILTGGIVISEEKGLKLEQATVEMLGSTEKVTVSKDNTTIVNGSGDSKLIKERCEQIKSQIEASTSDYDKEKLQERLAKLSGGVAVLYVGAASEVEMKEKKDRVDDALCATRAAIEEGIVPGGGVAYIRAIEALEGLAGETADEETGIAIIKRAIEEPLRQIVANAGKEGAVVVQKVREAKGEFGYNARYDRYEDLVKAGVVDPAKVTRVALENAASIAGMFLTTECVIVDKKEENPMPMGGNPMGGMGGMM
- a CDS encoding Uroporphyrin-III C/tetrapyrrole (Corrin/Porphyrin) methyltransferase (COGs: COG0313 methyltransferase~InterPro IPR000878~KEGG: bth:BT_4190 putative S-adenosylmethionine-dependent methytransferase~PFAM: Tetrapyrrole methylase~SPTR: Tetrapyrrole methylase family protein;~IMG reference gene:2504106427~PFAM: Tetrapyrrole (Corrin/Porphyrin) Methylases~TIGRFAM: probable S-adenosylmethionine-dependent methyltransferase, YraL family), producing MKPALYLIPVTLGDTSIEQVLPAYNKDIILSIKHFIVEDIRSARRFLKKVDQDIDIDSLRFYELNKRTPKSQFSNYLDPLHNGESMGVISEAGCPAVADPGADVVAIAQKKGLNVVPLVGPSSIILGVMASGFNGQSFAFNGYLPIDTNERMKSLKNLETKIYQEDQTQLFIETPYRNHKMLDDILAHCRPQTKLCIAANITCPDEYIQTKSVQEWKKGVPNLAKVPCIFLLYK
- a CDS encoding Enoyl-(acyl-carrier-protein) reductase (NADH) (COGs: COG0623 Enoyl-(acyl-carrier-protein)~KEGG: bvu:BVU_1986 enoyl-[acyl-carrier-protein] reductase~PRIAM: Enoyl-[acyl-carrier-protein] reductase (NADH)~SPTR: Enoyl-[acyl-carrier-protein] reductase;~IMG reference gene:2504106426); its protein translation is MSYNLLKGKRGIIFGALNDQSIAWKVAERAVEEGATITLSNTAVAVRMGQVSELGQKLNCEVIPADATSLEDLENVFKKSMEVLGGKIDFVLHSIGMSPNVRKGRDYDDLNYDFLNKTLDISAISFHKMLQAAKKQDAIAEEGSVLALTYIAAQRTFCGYNDMADAKSLLESIARSFGYIYGRSSKVRVNTISQSPTMTTAGQGVSGMDKLFHFAEKLSPLGNADADDCANYCMVMFSDLTKKVTMQNLYHDGGFSSVGMSDDAIEVFEKGLE
- a CDS encoding HAD-superfamily hydrolase, subfamily IA, variant 1 (COGs: COG0546 phosphatase~InterPro IPR005834:IPR006439~KEGG: bfr:BF0877 phosphoglycolate phosphatase~PFAM: Haloacid dehalogenase-like hydrolase~PRIAM: Phosphoglycolate phosphatase~SPTR: Putative uncharacterized protein;~TIGRFAM: HAD-superfamily hydrolase, subfamily IA, variant 1~IMG reference gene:2504106425~PFAM: haloacid dehalogenase-like hydrolase~TIGRFAM: haloacid dehalogenase superfamily, subfamily IA, variant 1 with third motif having Dx(3-4)D or Dx(3-4)E); its protein translation is MIKLAIFDLDGTLLNTIADLAASTNHALTQLGHPTHEIDKYNFMVGNGINKLFERALPEGQKTQENISKMRSLFIAYYAEHLTDKSKPYEGILHVLESLTEKGIALAVATNKYQAGSETLIKHFFSHIPFKAVLGQREGIPTKPDPQVINEILKIVPVKNSEVLYIGDSDVDMQTAKNAQLIGCGVSWGFRPIEELQKYNPQFIVNTPLDILSIIDKYNN
- a CDS encoding Histidyl-tRNA synthetase (COGs: COG0124 Histidyl-tRNA synthetase~HAMAP: Histidyl-tRNA synthetase, class IIa, subgroup~InterPro IPR002314:IPR004154:IPR015807~KEGG: bfr:BF3416 histidyl-tRNA synthetase~PFAM: Aminoacyl-tRNA synthetase, class II (G/ H/ P/ S), conserved domain; Anticodon-binding~PRIAM: Histidine--tRNA ligase~SPTR: Histidyl-tRNA synthetase;~TIGRFAM: Histidyl-tRNA synthetase, class IIa, subgroup~IMG reference gene:2504106422~PFAM: Anticodon binding domain; tRNA synthetase class II core domain (G, H, P, S and T)~TIGRFAM: histidyl-tRNA synthetase), with the translated sequence MAAKPGIPKGTRDFSPAEMAKRNYIFDTIRNVYHLYGFQQIETPAMENLSTLMGKYGDEGDKLLFKIQNSGDYFSKLTDEELLSRDAAKLASKFCEKGLRYDLTVPFARYVVMHRNEITFPFKRYQIQPVWRADRPQKGRYREFYQCDADVVGSDSLLNEIELMEIVDTVFTKFDIRVCIKINNRKILSGIAEVIGESDKIVDITVAIDKLDKVGLDNVNKELSEKGISDEAIAKLQPIINLSGTNAEKLTVLKDVLASSEIGLKGVEESQFILEALSTLELKNEIELDLTLARGLNYYTGAIFEVKALDVEIGSITGGGRYDNLTGVFGLKDVSGVGISFGADRIYDVLNQLELYPKDALFGSQLLFINFGEKEAAYCLKVLTKVRKAGIRAEIYPDFGAKMKKQMTYANNNQVAFVAMVGENEMAEGKISLKNMETGEQKAVTIEELVNIIKK
- a CDS encoding peptidase membrane zinc metallopeptidase (COGs: COG2738 Zn-dependent protease~InterPro IPR007395~KEGG: bfs:BF3241 hypothetical protein~PFAM: Peptidase, membrane zinc metallopeptidase, putative~SPTR: Putative uncharacterized protein;~IMG reference gene:2504106421~PFAM: Putative neutral zinc metallopeptidase), which gives rise to MGGSVAIYWILFGGIALLSFVVQMNLKRKFEKFSKETLGNGLSGKDIAEKMLHDNGIYDVSVISTPGQLTDHYNPTNRTVNLSEGVYLGQSIMAAAVAAHECGHAVQHAQAYAPLTLRSKLVPIVSFSSRWITWLLLIGILTIQTFPQFLLAGIILFATTTLFSFVTLPVEIDASRRALVWLRGAGITNNFNQDKASSALRAAAYTYVVAALSSLATLIYYVMIFMGRRD